GGGGCCAGTGATGGCTCGCTTGGTACCAGCGTCGAACGCATTCTGGCCGGCCTCGAACAGTTGCGTACCACCGACGGCATTCTGGCGCTGGTCGATCTGGGTAGTGCTGTGATGAGTGTGGAAACAGCTCTGGAGCATTTTTCCGGCCCACCAGTCCATATCAGTAATGCGCCGCTGGTAGAGGGGGCTTATCTGGCTGCGATTGAGGCAACCAGCGCTACAGCCACCCTTGAACACGTTGCCAGCGCTGCCTTGCAGGCCCGCGACCTGATTAAGGTGTATGAGTAATTCTATGACTGAAGTGATATTAACCGTGACCAATCCGGTTGGTCTTCACGCACGACCGGCAAAGCTCTTTGTTGAAACTGTCCGTGCTTACAAGAGTACGGTGACTATTCAGAATTTGAGCCGACCGCAAACGAAGGAGCTGCCGGTCACTGCTTTTAATCTGTTGCAGATTGGTGTTCGTCAGGGACACCAAATCCGGTTGCGTGCCAGTGGTGAAGATGAGGCAGAAGTCATTGCTGCTCTAACCAAACTGGTGGAAGAGAATTTTGGCGAGTAGCAGGTAGAGGCATGATGATGTCGGCGACACTTCGTGGTGCAGGGGGAGCTGCCGGTTTGGCGTTAGGGCCAGCGTACCACTGGCAACGAGTGTCCATCCCTACCGATCCACCCAATGAACCGCCAGAAGCAGCCCTGGCCCGTTTTCACGCTGCCCAACACACCGCGGCCCACCGCCTACGGGCACTGGCTGAACGGCAGCGTGCTGCCGGCCTGCGCGAAGCCGATCTCTTCGATGCACAGGCGCTGCTGGTTGAAGATGAAACGCTGACTGACGGCGTAACTGCATTGCTGCTCGACGGTCAGCCCCTCATTCCTGCGATTCAGACGGTGGTGCGCCAGATGGAAGAGGCGCTGGCCGCGCTTGACGATGACTATTTACGTGAACGGGCAGCCGATATTGCCGCGGTTGGAGTTGAGTTGCTGCGTGCGCTGAGCGGAGATCACGCGCCACCGCCGATCCCACCCGGCGCCATTGTTATCGCCGATGATCTGACTCCCGCAGAGACGGTTGATCTTCCGCATCACGTTGCCGGCTTTGCCACTGCCGGCGGTGGCCCAACCGGTCATACCATCATCCTGGCCCGTTCGCGTGGGGTGCCGGCGGTTGTCGGGTTGGGAGAGGCTATTCTGCACATCCCCGCCGGTACGACGCTTCTTCTCGATGGTGATGCGGCTTTGGTGATGGTTGATCCAGATGAAGCGGCACTACAGGCAGCTCAGGAACGAATGACCGCCATTCAGGAGACCCGCCGCCGCCAGGCGGCCCTGCGCGATCTTCCCGGTCGGTTGCGCGATGGCCGCTCAATCGCGCTGTGGGCAAATATCGGTCGTCCGGCCGAGGCGCGCCTGGCCCGTGACAACGGTGCCGAAGGGATTGGCCTCTTTCGGACCGAGTTTCTCTTCCTTGATCGCAGTGCACCTCCCGATGAAGACGAGCAATTTGCAGCGTATCGCGCCGTCATCACCGAACTGCCCAACCGTCCGATTGTGATCCGGACGCTCGATGTAGGTGGCGA
This genomic window from Chloroflexus aurantiacus J-10-fl contains:
- the ptsP gene encoding phosphoenolpyruvate--protein phosphotransferase, whose amino-acid sequence is MMMSATLRGAGGAAGLALGPAYHWQRVSIPTDPPNEPPEAALARFHAAQHTAAHRLRALAERQRAAGLREADLFDAQALLVEDETLTDGVTALLLDGQPLIPAIQTVVRQMEEALAALDDDYLRERAADIAAVGVELLRALSGDHAPPPIPPGAIVIADDLTPAETVDLPHHVAGFATAGGGPTGHTIILARSRGVPAVVGLGEAILHIPAGTTLLLDGDAALVMVDPDEAALQAAQERMTAIQETRRRQAALRDLPGRLRDGRSIALWANIGRPAEARLARDNGAEGIGLFRTEFLFLDRSAPPDEDEQFAAYRAVITELPNRPIVIRTLDVGGDKPLPYLPLPPEANPFLGVRGVRLSMQRPDLFQVQLRALLRAAFYGDIWIMLPMVTTLADLVWGQEQMREAAAALAAAGIEHRADPPLGIMIETPAAAVLADQFARHAAFFSIGSNDLAQYTLAVDRGHPTLATQYRADDPAVWRMIDLAARAAQQAGIPIGICGELGGEPDAAVALAGLGLNELSMAPARIPVVKERLAQTSWAEAQAAAARMVQRVE
- a CDS encoding HPr family phosphocarrier protein, which produces MTEVILTVTNPVGLHARPAKLFVETVRAYKSTVTIQNLSRPQTKELPVTAFNLLQIGVRQGHQIRLRASGEDEAEVIAALTKLVEENFGE
- the dhaM gene encoding dihydroxyacetone kinase phosphoryl donor subunit DhaM — its product is MIGLLIVSHSARLAEGVQEFVGQISGGQIPIIAAGGASDGSLGTSVERILAGLEQLRTTDGILALVDLGSAVMSVETALEHFSGPPVHISNAPLVEGAYLAAIEATSATATLEHVASAALQARDLIKVYE